AAAAGTAATGAACAGGCATATAATGAAAAAATAACTATTCAAGAACGGCCAAAGCTCAGTAGAAGGATTATAGGCATTGTGATAACGTTAATTGGCTTGATTGGGATTTCAACTTTACCACTTTTAGCAGATTATAAGAGAGATAGAGAAATGCAGTTGTTTAAATCTGCGTATGAAAATTCAGCACATTATCTTATTGAATATCCACTTTTTATTTTATTACTACTTTTTTCCCTGCTATTAGTTGCGGGTATTTACTTTATCATTAAAAACAGGAGGTAAAGAATATGAAAAAAAGAATTTTAGGTTTTGTGACAGCTGTTCTTCTATGCGTGTCTTTTTTAGGTTCTACTACGGTTTTTGCAGCAGATGATGTTGCACAACCTCATCCAGACAGTGAGGTGAGAAATATCAATCTAAATGCTGGTGGAGAAGAATATGGTATTGAACCGCAAACTGATGGTTATTACTATTGGGATGTAGAATCTACGACTAACCAGGGAACGACATATGGAAGTTGGAGGCTAGGTCCACAAGGGGATGGGCCAGGAACTATAGGTGTAAATAAAACCGATACAGTATCTAATACAATTAGTGGTAGTTATACGAGTGTCGGAGATATTTCCGCAGCATTAGGAGTTAGTATAGGTGTAAGCAAATCCTATTCTGTAAAATACAGTTTAGAAGTTCCATTAGGGAAAACGTATCAAATAATATATCGTCCACTATTTACGAAATATAAAGTTGTACAACGCCAGTATTATCGGATCGATGGATATTCTACTCCGACCAGTAATACAAAGACATGTTATGTGGAAGTATTCTATGATTGGGGATTTAGC
Above is a genomic segment from Calorimonas adulescens containing:
- a CDS encoding helix-turn-helix domain-containing protein — translated: MNKVNGKNMNIAEELLKIRKNNNLSQDEFAEKIGVSRQAVSRWEMGISAPSIDTLVKISERFGVSIDSMLKSNEQAYNEKITIQERPKLSRRIIGIVITLIGLIGISTLPLLADYKRDREMQLFKSAYENSAHYLIEYPLFILLLLFSLLLVAGIYFIIKNRR